One Longimicrobium terrae DNA segment encodes these proteins:
- a CDS encoding Ig-like domain-containing protein codes for MKLFPALFLACVAASCLPIREGEALCLQERSSEPFVVGDAATLRVGRVDADDFFCADENSRPYRWHSSDAGVASVDGKGRLRARKPGKVWVSVAQDTLRDSVQFLVLPPVARIRIEPRGGRIRVGESAVFRIVATDAAGNPVPDAEVEWFSGGLESSFYGPGERGPWSFARRGATRAVWACRPGRSSLQARTRYLEDRVPLEFLPAAKPGAAADTALENHSC; via the coding sequence ATGAAGCTGTTCCCTGCTCTGTTTCTGGCGTGTGTAGCTGCCTCGTGCCTGCCAATCCGGGAGGGCGAAGCGCTTTGCCTGCAGGAGAGATCCAGCGAACCTTTTGTCGTGGGTGACGCCGCTACGCTCCGTGTTGGACGGGTGGATGCGGACGATTTCTTCTGTGCCGATGAAAATTCGCGGCCGTACCGCTGGCACTCCTCCGATGCGGGCGTTGCATCCGTCGATGGCAAGGGACGCCTGCGGGCTCGCAAGCCGGGGAAAGTGTGGGTCTCGGTAGCCCAGGACACGCTCCGCGACTCGGTACAATTCCTCGTTCTGCCACCTGTCGCGCGGATCAGGATTGAACCGCGGGGTGGGCGGATTCGCGTGGGCGAGAGCGCCGTGTTCCGCATCGTGGCTACCGATGCAGCTGGGAACCCGGTCCCTGATGCGGAAGTGGAGTGGTTCTCCGGCGGCTTGGAATCCAGTTTCTACGGACCGGGCGAGCGGGGACCCTGGTCCTTCGCCCGGCGCGGCGCGACGCGGGCGGTCTGGGCATGCAGGCCCGGCAGGAGTTCGCTTCAGGCAAGGACCCGCTACCTTGAAGATCGCGTCCCGCTCGAGTTCCTGCCCGCCGCCAAACCCGGCGCTGCAGCCGACACCGCGCTCGAGAACCACTCGTGTTGA
- a CDS encoding SDR family NAD(P)-dependent oxidoreductase: MQTRAGFHDKVALVVGGASGMGNAVVRLLIAEGCRTHVLDIAQTADGVFQTCDVQDYSQVRQCVQNVVDQEGRIDLLFVAAGVHLFAGIEETSIEEFERVLSINLKGPFYVMKEVLPVMRKQQYGNVVLMGSDQVFIGKGSSTVYGMSKAALGQFTKSSAIDYAPYNVRVNCICPGTIDTPMLATTLEVFHQKSGTPMEEIHASLRTAQPIQRLGTPDEIGRAVLFLLSDDCRFMTGALLSADGGYTAQ, from the coding sequence ATGCAGACGAGGGCCGGGTTCCATGACAAGGTGGCGCTGGTGGTGGGCGGAGCGTCCGGAATGGGCAACGCCGTGGTGCGGCTGCTGATCGCGGAGGGCTGCCGGACGCACGTGCTCGACATCGCGCAGACGGCGGACGGCGTGTTCCAGACGTGTGACGTGCAGGATTACAGCCAGGTTCGCCAGTGCGTGCAGAACGTCGTGGACCAGGAAGGCCGGATCGACCTGCTCTTCGTGGCCGCGGGCGTCCATCTGTTTGCCGGCATCGAGGAAACCAGCATCGAAGAGTTCGAACGGGTGTTGTCCATCAATCTCAAAGGCCCGTTCTACGTCATGAAAGAAGTTCTTCCCGTCATGCGGAAGCAGCAATATGGCAATGTCGTGCTGATGGGATCGGACCAGGTATTCATCGGCAAGGGATCCAGCACGGTCTATGGGATGAGCAAGGCGGCGCTGGGGCAGTTTACCAAGAGCAGCGCCATCGACTACGCGCCTTACAACGTGCGCGTCAACTGCATCTGCCCCGGCACGATCGACACGCCGATGCTGGCGACCACGCTGGAAGTTTTCCATCAGAAGAGCGGCACGCCGATGGAGGAGATCCATGCATCCCTGCGGACGGCCCAGCCCATCCAGCGGCTTGGCACGCCCGACGAGATCGGCAGGGCCGTGCTGTTCCTGCTGTCGGATGACTGCCGGTTCATGACGGGCGCGCTGCTCAGCGCCGACGGCGGGTACACCGCGCAGTAG
- a CDS encoding S8 family peptidase produces MKKLSAFAAAALVLAAACGDVTAPGGASHCSRDNIATGRNQAECSYIVSVHDGISPEAVARDHGVMPHFVYHDVLHGFAGWLADSTRDALLADPRVEMIEADAMEFEQTIQSGATWGIDRVDQRALPLNGSYSYASTGAGVTAYIIDTGILLSHNEFGGRAVKGFDAVTPGGNAQDCNGHGTHVAGTVGGATYGIAKAVKLVAVRVLNCAGSSTTSTVIAGVDWVTHNHAPNAVANMSLGGGASAMLDNAVAASIASGVTYVLAAGNSRVDACGFSPARLPAAITVGATDATDTRASFSNFGTCLDIFAPGVNINAAWHTGTTTTHTISGTSMAAPHVAGVAALYVASHPGATPQQVRDALVANATTGAVKNGGTGSPNTLLFSNY; encoded by the coding sequence ATGAAGAAGCTGTCGGCGTTCGCTGCGGCCGCGCTCGTTCTCGCTGCCGCCTGCGGCGACGTTACCGCGCCCGGCGGTGCATCTCACTGTTCCAGGGACAACATTGCGACCGGCCGCAACCAGGCCGAATGCAGCTACATCGTCAGCGTCCACGATGGGATCAGCCCCGAGGCCGTCGCGCGCGACCACGGCGTGATGCCCCATTTCGTGTATCACGACGTGCTGCACGGCTTCGCGGGCTGGCTCGCCGACTCCACGCGGGACGCGCTGCTGGCGGACCCGCGCGTGGAGATGATCGAAGCAGACGCCATGGAGTTCGAGCAGACCATCCAGAGCGGCGCCACGTGGGGGATTGATCGCGTGGACCAGCGCGCACTCCCGCTGAACGGCAGCTACAGCTACGCCTCCACCGGCGCCGGCGTGACCGCGTACATCATCGATACGGGGATTCTGCTGTCGCACAACGAGTTTGGGGGCCGCGCCGTAAAGGGCTTCGACGCGGTTACGCCGGGCGGGAACGCACAGGACTGCAACGGCCACGGAACGCATGTCGCAGGCACCGTGGGCGGAGCCACCTACGGCATCGCCAAGGCCGTAAAGCTCGTCGCCGTGCGCGTTCTGAACTGCGCCGGCAGCAGCACCACCTCCACGGTGATCGCCGGGGTCGACTGGGTCACCCACAACCACGCGCCCAACGCTGTCGCGAACATGTCGCTTGGCGGGGGCGCCTCGGCGATGCTCGACAACGCGGTCGCCGCGTCCATCGCGAGCGGTGTGACGTACGTCCTTGCGGCGGGAAACAGCAGGGTCGACGCGTGCGGCTTTTCACCGGCACGCCTTCCGGCGGCCATTACCGTTGGCGCCACGGACGCCACGGATACCCGGGCGTCCTTTTCCAATTTCGGCACCTGCCTCGACATTTTTGCGCCCGGCGTAAACATCAACGCGGCGTGGCACACGGGCACGACAACGACCCACACGATCAGCGGAACCTCCATGGCCGCGCCGCACGTGGCAGGCGTGGCGGCGCTCTATGTAGCAAGCCATCCGGGCGCCACGCCGCAGCAGGTGCGCGACGCGCTGGTCGCCAACGCAACCACCGGCGCCGTCAAGAACGGCGGTACGGGCTCGCCGAACACGCTCCTGTTCTCCAACTACTGA
- a CDS encoding CHAT domain-containing protein: protein MRRILVLAANPVDTSQLQLAKEVHDIKEGLLRSRHRDEFEFLTEWTVTARGLRRALLDHQPEFIHFSGHGNQRGISLEDESGATQRVSTEALAELFARFSDHLRCVLLNSCDSQPQAEAISQGIPYAIGMRGKVADEAAVEFAVGFYDAVGAGRTIDDAFALGCNAIHNIGLPDHSRPVLYRQRADNVEPAAEEHASPVPGKAAPPPIDQGHERPPPENKERAHVAPFFQFLQTALRLGLQSGGRRFAPRIVGAGLYSAVVALLITTLFWLREPEVQRIAFFVLALLGLLIVVLIILPDLNPYVGNFLATVVILGLVGAIVWGAYNIAKINGPPAPGPTRQNFDAMGRIRFEDGRPAEGVAVSIPLLRLSDRTNANGTFSLGEIDYLPGKDTVDLQIAVNDTVTVFRRRIALNAESFDIVLAYQPPPELPVPTVASPGPDTTRPDQPSQDPPEPEAVRRPQLTSGVVAGYVNAAIGGEQYKHFGMNVTGSGTCRLRGRVQVLRGGNRDVHVVVLTAEEFEPYKVKGPYSEIFRERNTSDYTLDVELPGPGRYELVVSNRTSWLTPKYVLVENVRWECSGAAS, encoded by the coding sequence ATGCGCAGAATTCTCGTCTTGGCGGCCAACCCGGTGGACACGTCACAGCTTCAACTGGCCAAGGAAGTTCATGACATCAAGGAAGGCCTTCTGCGTTCGCGCCATCGCGACGAATTCGAGTTTCTGACCGAATGGACCGTCACTGCCCGCGGGCTGCGGCGGGCGCTGCTGGATCACCAGCCTGAATTCATCCATTTCTCCGGACATGGCAACCAGCGGGGCATCTCGCTCGAAGACGAGTCGGGTGCAACGCAGCGCGTGAGCACCGAGGCGCTGGCCGAGCTTTTTGCACGCTTTTCCGACCACCTGCGCTGCGTTCTGCTCAACTCGTGCGATTCCCAGCCGCAGGCCGAGGCGATCAGCCAGGGCATTCCCTACGCCATCGGCATGCGCGGCAAGGTGGCCGACGAGGCCGCGGTGGAGTTCGCGGTGGGGTTCTATGACGCGGTGGGCGCGGGCAGAACCATCGACGACGCCTTTGCCCTGGGCTGCAACGCCATCCACAACATCGGGCTGCCAGACCACTCCCGCCCGGTGCTCTATCGTCAGCGCGCCGACAATGTTGAGCCCGCGGCTGAAGAACACGCCTCACCCGTCCCCGGCAAAGCCGCGCCTCCTCCCATCGATCAGGGTCACGAACGTCCTCCGCCCGAGAATAAGGAGCGCGCCCACGTGGCGCCGTTTTTTCAGTTTCTGCAAACCGCACTGCGGCTGGGGCTGCAATCGGGAGGCAGACGGTTTGCGCCTCGCATTGTCGGCGCCGGGCTTTACTCGGCCGTTGTTGCGCTCCTGATCACCACGCTCTTCTGGCTGCGGGAGCCGGAAGTCCAGAGGATCGCGTTTTTTGTCCTGGCTCTGCTGGGGCTGCTCATCGTTGTACTCATAATCCTGCCGGATTTGAATCCGTACGTAGGTAACTTTCTCGCTACGGTGGTGATCCTCGGCCTGGTTGGCGCGATCGTGTGGGGTGCTTACAACATCGCCAAGATCAACGGCCCGCCTGCACCTGGGCCAACGCGGCAGAACTTCGACGCCATGGGCAGGATTCGCTTTGAGGATGGCCGGCCGGCGGAAGGCGTCGCAGTGTCGATTCCTCTGCTGCGCCTGAGTGACCGGACGAATGCGAACGGTACTTTCTCTCTTGGTGAGATCGATTACCTGCCCGGAAAAGATACCGTCGATCTGCAGATCGCAGTGAATGATACGGTAACGGTATTCCGGCGGCGGATCGCTTTGAATGCAGAGTCGTTCGACATCGTTCTTGCCTACCAGCCACCTCCGGAGCTGCCTGTCCCTACGGTAGCCTCGCCGGGGCCTGACACGACCCGGCCTGATCAGCCCAGCCAAGATCCCCCCGAACCTGAGGCTGTGCGGCGACCCCAACTCACCAGCGGTGTCGTCGCGGGCTACGTGAACGCGGCGATCGGCGGGGAGCAGTACAAGCACTTCGGGATGAACGTTACCGGATCTGGAACATGCCGCCTGCGAGGACGGGTGCAGGTTCTCCGTGGCGGCAACCGGGATGTTCACGTCGTGGTGCTGACCGCGGAAGAATTCGAGCCCTACAAGGTCAAAGGTCCGTACTCCGAAATCTTTCGAGAGCGGAACACGTCGGATTACACGCTGGATGTGGAGCTTCCCGGCCCGGGACGCTATGAACTGGTGGTCTCGAACCGCACGTCGTGGCTCACTCCCAAGTACGTTCTGGTGGAGAACGTAAGATGGGAATGTTCAGGGGCAGCATCGTAA
- a CDS encoding SRPBCC family protein, with translation MNQQFAANPKLDIVIERFIDAPARLVWEALTKPEHLKEWYMPREWGRVARAEMDVRPGGMFSIDIAVGDGEPFPNLGCFLDVVPMERLVWTSMLFPGYRPAVFDDIPITAVVTMQAEGTGTRYVFTALHRDAADLENNRTSGWLEGTEIATDQLVALVTSLK, from the coding sequence ATGAACCAGCAGTTCGCGGCCAATCCCAAGCTCGACATCGTCATCGAACGCTTCATCGATGCACCGGCGCGGCTCGTGTGGGAGGCATTGACCAAGCCGGAGCACCTCAAGGAGTGGTACATGCCCCGGGAGTGGGGGCGCGTGGCGCGAGCCGAGATGGATGTGCGCCCGGGCGGCATGTTCAGCATCGACATCGCGGTGGGAGATGGCGAGCCGTTTCCGAACCTCGGCTGTTTTCTGGACGTTGTTCCCATGGAGCGGCTCGTCTGGACGTCCATGCTGTTTCCCGGCTATCGCCCGGCCGTGTTCGACGACATTCCCATCACCGCCGTCGTGACGATGCAGGCCGAGGGCACCGGAACACGCTACGTGTTTACGGCGCTGCACCGGGATGCAGCCGACCTCGAGAACAACAGGACGTCCGGCTGGCTGGAAGGCACCGAGATCGCCACCGACCAGCTTGTGGCGCTCGTGACCTCGTTGAAGTAG
- a CDS encoding ArsR/SmtB family transcription factor, translated as MVPSAVADDVFYALSNSTRRQVLEKLSVGPATVSELAAPFDMKLPSFVQHLSVLERSRLVTSTKQGRVRTYEIAPEPFAVAEDWLTARRRLWEARLDQFDEYVKSLKEKESEP; from the coding sequence ATGGTCCCATCCGCAGTCGCTGACGACGTGTTCTACGCCTTGTCCAATTCCACGCGGCGGCAGGTTCTGGAGAAGCTGTCCGTGGGACCGGCCACCGTCAGCGAACTGGCGGCGCCGTTCGACATGAAACTCCCCTCGTTCGTGCAGCACCTGTCGGTGCTGGAGCGAAGCCGGCTGGTGACGTCGACCAAGCAGGGCCGGGTGCGGACGTACGAGATCGCGCCCGAACCGTTCGCAGTCGCCGAAGATTGGCTAACGGCGCGCCGCAGGCTGTGGGAAGCCCGGCTGGACCAGTTCGACGAATACGTCAAATCCCTCAAGGAAAAGGAATCGGAACCATGA
- a CDS encoding cupin domain-containing protein, producing MQPTTGQQDDTPPAAAADAYPPIPRDDPSRTLAIARPETDDTLPHVGIGTGTYTILLSGRDTAGRYSLIDMLVPPGGGPPPHRHDFEEMFTVLEGEVRVTFRGETIALRSGETINVPANAPHAFRNESDAPARLLCMCTPAGQEEMFLEIGVPVATRTSAPPPPDPALRAEALAKVLALAPKYRSEFLLP from the coding sequence ATGCAACCGACGACCGGGCAGCAGGACGACACACCGCCTGCTGCCGCGGCGGACGCGTATCCGCCCATCCCGCGGGATGATCCGAGCCGCACGCTGGCCATCGCGCGTCCCGAAACCGACGACACGCTGCCGCACGTGGGCATCGGCACCGGCACGTACACGATTCTGCTTTCCGGGCGCGACACCGCGGGACGCTACTCTCTGATCGACATGCTGGTCCCGCCGGGCGGCGGTCCGCCCCCGCACCGGCATGACTTCGAGGAGATGTTCACGGTGCTGGAGGGCGAGGTGCGGGTAACGTTCCGCGGCGAAACGATTGCGCTGCGCAGCGGCGAAACCATCAACGTGCCGGCGAACGCGCCGCATGCGTTCCGCAACGAGTCCGATGCGCCGGCCCGCCTGCTGTGCATGTGCACGCCCGCGGGACAGGAGGAGATGTTCCTGGAAATCGGCGTGCCGGTCGCCACGCGGACGAGCGCGCCGCCGCCGCCCGACCCCGCCCTGCGCGCCGAGGCGCTCGCAAAGGTGCTGGCCCTCGCGCCGAAGTACCGTTCGGAGTTCCTCCTTCCCTGA
- a CDS encoding TetR/AcrR family transcriptional regulator produces MARPRSFDRDEALQAGVEVFWRQGYAATTTDDLARAMGIGRQSFYDTFGDKRRCYLEALRSYSRGEIGRQIAVMRGLAPLDGLRALLRGPADTEKARRGLGCLAVNAFTEHGGQDPEILAALKPSGDQLEAAVCDVILQAKTRGDIAATLDERRATRAVLTVRAGLMVRAKAGASSTELREVADFTVDQLSPASA; encoded by the coding sequence ATGGCACGACCCAGGAGTTTCGACCGTGACGAGGCGCTGCAGGCGGGCGTGGAGGTGTTCTGGCGGCAGGGCTACGCCGCCACGACCACCGATGACCTCGCGCGCGCCATGGGCATCGGGCGGCAGAGCTTTTACGACACGTTCGGCGACAAGCGGCGCTGCTACCTGGAGGCGCTGCGCAGCTACTCCCGCGGGGAGATCGGCCGGCAGATCGCGGTGATGCGCGGGCTGGCCCCGCTGGACGGGCTGCGCGCGCTGCTCCGCGGGCCGGCGGATACGGAAAAGGCGCGGCGCGGCCTCGGCTGCCTGGCCGTGAACGCGTTCACCGAACACGGCGGGCAGGATCCGGAAATCCTCGCCGCGCTCAAGCCCAGCGGCGACCAACTCGAGGCGGCGGTCTGCGACGTCATCCTGCAGGCCAAGACGCGGGGCGACATCGCGGCGACGCTGGACGAGCGCCGCGCCACACGGGCGGTGCTCACCGTGCGCGCCGGCCTCATGGTGCGCGCCAAGGCCGGCGCGTCGTCGACGGAACTGCGCGAGGTGGCCGACTTCACGGTGGACCAGCTCTCCCCCGCCAGCGCCTGA
- a CDS encoding cupin domain-containing protein translates to MSDPQERPDRLIVLGPGEGRAYDCGAVRAVFKADEGETASRYSVSEWWVEANHMGAHPHVHEANEELFFVIQGTMTFQVAGEDVEAPAGTFIRIPAGVMHGFENRSSDRAGVLNVFIPGGFESRMPAIAAWYAANPQSPLMAEVERPGSGD, encoded by the coding sequence ATGAGTGATCCGCAGGAACGTCCTGACCGGCTGATCGTGCTGGGGCCGGGAGAGGGCAGGGCGTACGACTGCGGTGCCGTGCGGGCCGTGTTCAAGGCGGATGAAGGCGAGACCGCGTCACGCTACTCCGTCTCGGAGTGGTGGGTGGAGGCGAACCACATGGGCGCGCACCCGCACGTTCACGAGGCCAACGAGGAACTTTTCTTCGTCATCCAGGGCACCATGACGTTTCAGGTGGCCGGCGAGGATGTGGAAGCGCCCGCGGGAACGTTCATCCGCATCCCCGCGGGCGTGATGCACGGGTTCGAGAACCGCTCATCGGACCGCGCGGGCGTGCTGAACGTGTTCATCCCCGGCGGATTCGAGTCGCGGATGCCCGCCATCGCGGCATGGTACGCGGCCAATCCGCAGAGCCCGTTGATGGCAGAAGTCGAACGACCCGGTTCCGGCGACTGA
- a CDS encoding VOC family protein, with product MGVLGLDHVQLAMPAGEEPRAVAFYRDVLEMDVVQKPEPMRANGGVWFRSGAAEVHLGVEPDFAPARKAHPALRVDNLDVLAIRCESAGFEILWDDRYPGVRRFYVADPFGNRVEVMQPA from the coding sequence ATGGGCGTTCTGGGGCTGGACCACGTGCAGCTGGCCATGCCCGCGGGTGAGGAGCCGCGGGCCGTGGCGTTCTATCGCGACGTGCTGGAGATGGATGTGGTGCAGAAGCCGGAGCCCATGCGCGCCAACGGCGGCGTGTGGTTCCGGTCGGGCGCGGCGGAGGTGCATCTGGGCGTGGAGCCGGACTTTGCGCCTGCGCGCAAGGCGCACCCGGCGCTGCGCGTCGACAACCTGGACGTGCTCGCCATCCGCTGCGAGTCGGCGGGATTCGAGATCCTGTGGGACGACCGGTACCCCGGCGTGCGCCGCTTCTACGTCGCCGACCCGTTCGGCAACCGCGTCGAGGTCATGCAGCCCGCATAA
- a CDS encoding DUF5715 family protein, protein MRHLPAIAAAAVLAAACGGDEHRGYTNPDTDPQARPTTAAAPAVAPPPAPPVLTAADSATAQASVAAQADSVRAAMLTVRVLGASEVGRLRQDVNKKQIATAQRLGQRASGEAQIRELVRAGRLVALGDSTEFWVLRRMDHSSPYVTPDARANLVELGRRFHARLDSAGLPHYRMKVTSAIRTDESQADLRRINSYASRIVSAHEFGTTIDVSHERFAVPVPRPGDAAAGLRARVLEEVGKENAKPLQAMLGRALLELRDEGALHVMIEDQQPVYHFTVARRYP, encoded by the coding sequence ATGCGACACCTGCCGGCGATCGCCGCGGCGGCCGTGCTGGCCGCGGCATGCGGCGGCGATGAACACCGGGGCTACACCAATCCCGACACGGACCCGCAAGCCCGGCCAACCACCGCCGCCGCGCCGGCCGTGGCTCCCCCGCCCGCGCCGCCGGTGCTGACCGCCGCCGATTCCGCCACCGCGCAGGCGAGCGTCGCGGCGCAGGCGGATTCCGTGCGTGCGGCCATGCTCACGGTGCGCGTGCTGGGCGCCAGCGAGGTGGGCCGGCTTCGGCAGGACGTGAACAAGAAGCAGATCGCCACGGCGCAGCGGCTGGGGCAGCGCGCGTCGGGCGAGGCGCAGATCCGCGAACTGGTGCGCGCGGGGCGGCTGGTGGCGCTGGGCGACAGCACGGAGTTCTGGGTGCTGCGCAGGATGGACCACTCCAGCCCGTACGTCACGCCCGACGCGCGCGCCAACCTGGTGGAGCTGGGCCGCCGCTTTCACGCGCGGCTGGACAGCGCGGGGCTGCCGCACTACCGCATGAAGGTCACGTCCGCCATCCGCACGGACGAGAGCCAGGCGGACCTGCGCCGGATCAACTCGTACGCGTCGCGAATCGTGAGTGCGCACGAGTTCGGCACCACCATCGACGTATCGCACGAGCGATTCGCCGTCCCCGTGCCGCGTCCGGGAGACGCGGCGGCCGGGCTGCGGGCCAGGGTGCTGGAGGAAGTTGGCAAGGAGAACGCAAAGCCGCTCCAAGCCATGCTGGGACGCGCGCTGCTGGAGCTGCGGGATGAGGGCGCGCTGCACGTGATGATCGAGGACCAGCAGCCCGTCTACCACTTCACCGTCGCGCGCCGCTATCCCTGA
- a CDS encoding DUF3224 domain-containing protein, with translation MTHVTGPFEVKMTPQADEGSPLGRMLLDKQYHGDLEATSIGQMLAGMTAVTGSAGYVAMEKVIGALDGRAGTFILMHMGVMDRGAQSLTISVIPDSGTGELEGLSGTMKIVMPDGKHAYEFDYELPATA, from the coding sequence ATGACGCACGTGACCGGCCCGTTCGAGGTCAAGATGACGCCCCAGGCGGACGAGGGATCGCCGCTGGGCCGCATGCTGCTTGACAAGCAGTACCACGGCGATCTGGAGGCCACCAGCATCGGCCAGATGCTCGCGGGGATGACCGCGGTGACGGGTTCCGCGGGGTACGTGGCGATGGAAAAGGTGATCGGCGCGCTGGACGGACGCGCGGGCACCTTCATCCTGATGCACATGGGTGTGATGGACCGCGGCGCCCAGAGCCTCACCATTTCCGTCATCCCCGACTCGGGGACGGGCGAGCTGGAGGGACTTTCCGGGACGATGAAGATCGTCATGCCTGACGGGAAGCATGCGTACGAATTCGACTACGAGCTTCCCGCCACGGCCTGA
- a CDS encoding DUF3667 domain-containing protein: MSVSAPAALAMPSVGACENCGAALAGRFCHECGQAAEPPSSTVAGVLRALAADLTSVDSRVARSVIRLLVRPGELTAEYLAGRRVRYAQPLQLYLGAATAFFFVNAYRPFVTFDPATRRVVSSLNAAGVSGDMGASVLDQLTARGISLPVFQERFEAAVAGYLPVFLVGSVLLFGLVVAGFHRRARRGYLAHAVFALHWSAFYLLLMIADRLLPDQKPGRGPWGAVLAAIALAYLAIALRRVHAESWLRTVPKAIGLFLVYQMLLTVWMISAIAVAFTLLL, translated from the coding sequence ATGAGCGTGTCCGCGCCCGCCGCACTCGCGATGCCGTCCGTGGGGGCATGCGAGAACTGCGGCGCCGCGCTGGCCGGCCGCTTCTGCCACGAGTGCGGGCAGGCCGCGGAGCCGCCGTCGTCCACGGTGGCGGGCGTGCTGCGGGCGCTGGCGGCGGACCTCACCAGCGTGGACTCGCGGGTGGCGCGAAGCGTGATCCGCCTGCTGGTGCGCCCGGGGGAGCTGACGGCGGAATACCTGGCCGGCCGGCGCGTGCGCTACGCCCAGCCGCTGCAGCTGTACCTGGGTGCCGCGACGGCGTTTTTCTTCGTCAACGCCTACCGCCCGTTCGTCACCTTCGATCCCGCCACGCGGCGGGTGGTGAGCTCGCTGAACGCGGCCGGCGTCAGCGGCGACATGGGCGCGTCCGTCCTGGATCAGCTTACGGCGCGGGGGATTTCACTCCCCGTATTCCAGGAGCGGTTCGAGGCCGCGGTGGCGGGCTACCTGCCGGTCTTTCTGGTGGGCTCGGTGCTGCTGTTCGGCCTGGTGGTGGCGGGATTTCACCGGCGCGCGCGGCGCGGATACCTGGCCCACGCGGTGTTCGCGCTGCACTGGAGCGCGTTCTATCTGCTGCTGATGATCGCGGACCGGCTACTTCCTGATCAGAAGCCGGGACGCGGGCCGTGGGGCGCCGTGCTGGCCGCCATCGCCCTGGCGTACCTCGCGATCGCCCTCCGGCGCGTGCACGCGGAATCGTGGCTGCGGACGGTGCCCAAGGCGATTGGCCTCTTTCTCGTCTACCAGATGCTGCTGACCGTGTGGATGATTTCCGCCATCGCGGTCGCATTCACGCTGCTGCTGTGA
- a CDS encoding MmcQ/YjbR family DNA-binding protein produces MSAADLPADAGPPADRNALDRVRAICLSLPEAFEQAAWGEPTFRVRKKIFAMHASAGTHHGRGRDGLWCAAPVGVQQMLVRARPDAYFIPPYVGVKGWIGIHIDAVDDAELRGLIIQSYCRIAPRKLQALVED; encoded by the coding sequence ATGAGCGCCGCTGATCTCCCGGCCGACGCCGGTCCCCCGGCCGATCGCAACGCCCTAGACCGGGTGCGGGCGATCTGCCTGTCGCTCCCGGAAGCGTTCGAGCAGGCGGCGTGGGGCGAGCCGACGTTCCGCGTCCGCAAGAAGATCTTTGCCATGCACGCCAGCGCGGGAACGCACCACGGCCGCGGGCGCGACGGGTTGTGGTGCGCGGCGCCGGTGGGCGTGCAGCAGATGCTGGTGCGCGCGCGGCCGGACGCGTACTTCATTCCGCCGTACGTGGGCGTAAAAGGATGGATCGGCATTCACATCGACGCGGTGGACGACGCCGAGCTGCGCGGGCTCATCATCCAGTCGTACTGCCGGATCGCGCCCCGGAAGCTGCAGGCGCTGGTGGAAGATTGA
- a CDS encoding DUF1697 domain-containing protein: MTDMQVALIRGINVGKSKRVPMAELRDGVEELGFTNVKTLLNSGNVVYSATGTAPQEAAARIEGVLAGPRIGVPARVIVLTAAEVAQIVAENGIGAEVDNPSRLFVAIPRDPAELRLLDGLMREDWGTEKLAISGRAAYFWCPDGSLDSRLPEAVARVLKDRVTTRNWGTMLKLRALTSAE, from the coding sequence ATGACGGACATGCAGGTGGCGCTGATCCGCGGGATCAACGTGGGCAAGTCCAAGCGCGTGCCCATGGCCGAGTTGCGCGACGGGGTAGAGGAGCTTGGGTTCACGAACGTCAAGACGCTGCTGAACAGCGGCAACGTCGTGTACTCCGCGACCGGCACCGCGCCGCAGGAGGCGGCGGCACGCATCGAGGGCGTGCTCGCCGGGCCGCGCATCGGGGTGCCGGCGCGGGTGATCGTCCTCACGGCGGCGGAAGTGGCGCAGATCGTGGCGGAGAACGGCATCGGCGCGGAGGTGGACAATCCCTCGCGGCTCTTTGTCGCCATCCCGCGCGATCCGGCGGAACTGCGGCTGCTGGACGGGCTGATGCGGGAGGACTGGGGGACGGAGAAACTGGCGATCAGCGGGCGCGCGGCGTACTTCTGGTGCCCGGACGGATCGCTGGATAGCCGCCTTCCGGAAGCCGTCGCCCGTGTGCTCAAGGACCGCGTGACGACGCGCAACTGGGGCACGATGCTCAAGCTGCGGGCCCTGACGTCGGCGGAGTGA